The genomic region AGTAGCCGCAGGGGACCGAACCGGGGGAACAGGGGCAATGCTTGACGAACGCGCCTTTTTGCAGCGCCTCCTTCAACACGTCATTCCTTCTGGATCCTGGCCACCGTGATCTCGTCCTGGCCGTCGTACTTGCCCTTGAGATCCTTGTAGGACTGCACCGGGAGCTCGGAGCTCTCGATGAAGACGACCTGGGCGATGCCCTGGCCCGGGTGCAAGGCGGCCGGCCAGGCGCCGCAATTGGCGATGGAGATGGTCAGATATCCCGACCATTCGGGCTCCAGGGGGGTGACGTTGACCAGGACCCCGCAGCGGGCGTAGGTCGACTTGCCGAAGACCAGCCCGAGGATCTTTTTCGGCATGCGGAAATATTCCACGCTCCGGCCCAGGATGAAATGGCCGGCCGGGATGACGATGCGCTCCTCGCTGACGGTTTCGAAGTTGGCGTCGCTGATCTGGTGCGGATCCATGAGCGCCGGCGGGCCGGCCGGGCGGCGGTAGGTCCGGTCCAGGCGCAGGTCGTAGCCGTAGGGCCCGAGCCCGTAGGAGATGACGCCGGCGCGGACCGAGGTGGCCACGAACGGCTCGATGAGCCGGCAGCGCTCGGCTTGTTCCCGGATCCAGCGCGACGATTTGAGCATCAGATGAGGGAATACTTGGATATCTTGTTGCTGATCAGGTAGTAGAGCTTGCTCAGGTACTTGATGTCGTTGATCAGGTCCTTGGAGAACTTGAACAGGTACTTGACGTAGTTGGTCTCTTCGCCCAGGCGCAGCTTGCCTTCGAATTCCAGGGTGAAATCCTTCAACTCGACCATCAGGTTCTGGATGAGCAGCAGGTTGTCGATGCACTCGACCAGGGCGACGGTGGGCGTATTCTTCAGATCGTTCTTGGGGAGCAATTTGATGCGCTCCAAGGCTTCGGAGTGGACTTCCTTGGCCAGGTAGTCGATCTCGTCCAGGTAGGGTTTCTTGTATTGGTCGTAGTAGCGCAGCTTGTGCAGCGCCCTTTCCTGGATCTTGCTGTTCTGTTCCAGGATGGAATGGAAATACTCGTTCAGGCCTAGGTAGTCCTTTTCGAATTTCTTCAGGTCGACGAAGATGCGGCCGAGATAGATCTTGTCGTTGTAGGCGCTTTGCAACTCTTCCTGGTAATGAGAGTAGAGCTTGACTTCGAACTTGTTGTGGTCGCGGTACATCAGGCGGCCGATGATGATGTCCTGCTCGTTGGACAGGTAGTTGGCGTTCTCCTCGATCACGGCGCTGTAGACGAAGAGCGAGTTGACGATAAAATCCTTCAGGCTGTCCAGGAATTCCTCGTTCTGGGCCAGGAAGCCTTCCAATTCCGCAAAGGACTCGCCGCGCAGCAGGGTATAAAAAGGGGAGAACAGCATATTGCTTCCCTTGAGAAACAGCTCCAGGTGGAAGTTTTCCCTGATGCGCTTGAACAGGTTGCTGTGGTGGATGTCCGGGAAATTATCCAGGCGCCGGCCGTTGAATTTTTTTAAGACATTCAATATTTCCACTGGTTCCTCCAGAAAAATTATAGGTGAAGCCCGCAGAAAAGTAAAGGCAAAAAAAAAAGGCAAAAATAAAAAATTTCAACCGGCGCGGGGGCGGAGGTGTGAGACGATGATTGACAACGGCAGGACGATTCGATTATCATCGATGCGCAGATGAAGAAAAACCTGGAGAAGCTCTTTCCCCTGGCCTTGGCCCTTTTTTCCTTCGCCTTCTACCTGGCGCTCTTCCGACCGCCGCTGCATTCGCTGGGCATGAGCGCGGCCGGGTTGACCTTCTTCACCGCCTTGGCTTGGAGCGCCCTGATATTCCTCAGCCGCGAGCGCCGGCACTGGCTCAGGTTTTTTTACGCGCTGCTGGCCGTCCTGCTTTCCATTGCCCTGGTCGAACTCATCCGCTTCTCCCCGGCCGAGCGGAACGCGCAGCGCCTGCTTTACGGTTTCAACCTGTTGGGGATCGCCATTATCGAAACCTATTTTCATATTATTCGTCCGGAGAGGAAACAACGACATGACTGAAAAACAGACCTCCGGCCTGGCGGCGGCCGTAAAAAACTCGCTGCACGAACTGCGCACGACCTTCGCGGCTTTCTTCAAGGCGCCGCGGGCGCTCTGGGGGGTCAACATCCCCTACGTCTTCGAAGGGCTGGTCTATTTCGGCATCCTGACCATCCTGGGCAAATTCTGCTCTGAGAACATCGCTTTGAACGATATCCATTCGGGCTGGGTGTATGGCGGCGTCACCGGCGGCATCACGTTTGCCATGCTGCTCTTCGGCGGCGTCTCCGACAAGATCGGCGTGCGCGTTTCCCTGGCCCTTTCGCTGGCAATGATGATGCTCGGCCGCATCCTGGTCGCCCTCTCCGGCACCCTTTCCCTGGGCCACGGCATGGGCTCGCCCATGTTTTTTCTCATGGCCGGCGGCCTACTGCTGGCAGTTGCCGCCTACGGCCTTTACATGCCGGCGGCCTACGCCGGGGTGAAAAGGTATACCAACCCCCAGACCGCCGCCGTCGCCTACGCCGTGATCTACGGCCTGATGAACCTGGGGGCTTTTTTTTCTGGATTCGTTTCGGCCAACACCCGGCACGCCTTCGCCTTGAAGTTCCCGCCCAACGGCTTGGCCGCGGTCTTCTGGATCTATGCCGCGATCACCCTCGGCGGTTCGCTACTGACCCTGCTGATCATCAGCCGCAAAGTCGACCGCCAGGCGGTCGAGCAGGTGGCGCGCGAAACCCGGGAGATGAACACCGCCGAGCAGAACCAGGCCGCCGACGCCAAGGCCGCGGCGGCCGAAAAAAAGGTCGAAGCGCATGTCCCCATGCTCGCCTTCTATGCCTGGCTGACCCTCGCCCTGGCCGCGCTGGCCCTGCTCATCCTGTCCGGCCTGGGAAAAATCAGCTTGCCCGGAACCGTGCCGCTGCTCCTTTTGGTTTTGGCCGTCCTGGGCGCCGGCTGGGAATTTTTGCGCCTACGGCCGGAGCACCCGTTCCGCGACCTCCGTTTCGTGTTTTTCATCTTCATCCTCATCCCGGTGCAGACCCTGTTCGCCCATAACTGGTTGACCATTCCCTACTACCTGGACCGCGCCTTTGCCGGGACGTCGGTCAGCCGCTTTTTCGAGGTTTTTTCCAACCTCAACCCCATCCTGATCTTCGTCCTGTCGCCCCTGATCGCCGCCCTGACGGCGCGCAGCAATATCTACAAGATGATGATCGCCGGGACGTTCGTCATGGCCCTGCCCACTTTTCTGCTGGCCGTCGGTCCCAACGTCTACCTGTTTCTCCTCTACATCCTGCTGATGTCGGTGGGCGAGGCCATGTGGCAGCCCCGCTTCCTGCAGTGGGTAGCCGAGATCGCTCCGGAGGGCAAGACGGGCTTGTACATGGGCATCGGCCAATTCCCGTGGTTTTTAACCAAGATGATCACGTCGCTGTATTCCGGGTACGTGATCGCCCATTTCTGCCCCAAGCCCGGGCTGGGCCTGCCCTTGCGTTCCGGCTCCATGTGGCTGATGTACGCATTCATCGCCATGGCGTCCCCCATCGCCCTGGTGTTGGCCCGCAAATGGATGGCCAAGGGCATGACCCGGCAGGGATAGCGGCGGCTAGCGCCTGCGGAACATATCCGGTTCGATGAATATCTTGTTCACTTCGGGGAATTGACTGCGGATGTCTTTTTCCAGGCCGTTGATCACAACGCAGATCTGCTCGGTGTTCAGGTGCTCGTCGAATTCGGCCTTGACCGCCAGCAGGATGTCCTCGGCCCCCAGGTGCAGGGAGCGGATGTGGATGACCCTTTGGATGCTGTCTTCCTTGAGCAGCAGCAGCCGGATCTTCCTGAGCATTTCCGGATCGGCGCCCTCGCCGATGAGTAGTGACCGGGTCTCGTTGCCGATGAACATCGCGGTGCAGGCCAGCAGTACGCCGATCAGGATCGAGGCCAGGCCGTCGAAAAACAAAATCCCGGTGAAATGTTCGAGCAGCAGCGCGGCCAGGGCGATGGTCAGCCCGACCAGCGCCGCGGTGTCCTCCATGAACACCACGATCAGTTCCGCTTTTTTCGACTTGCGCAGGTAGGCGATGATCCCGGTCCGGCCCCGTTCCACGTTGATCTTCTTGAAGGCCACGCGCAGGGAGAGCGCTTCGGCAACCATGGCGATGCCCAGGACCAGGAAGGCGTAGAGAATGTGGTCGACCGGGGCCGGGTGGCGCAGCTTGCGCACCCCCTCGTAAATGGAAAAAAAGGCGCCGCTGGTGAACAGGATGATGGCCACGATGAAGGACCAGAAATAGGCTTCGCCGGAAAAGCCGAAAGGATGAAGCTCGTCGGCTTTTTTGGCCGCCTTCTTGATGCCGATAAAGAGGAGTATCTGGTTGAGGGTGTCGGCGCTGGAGTGGACGGCTTCGGCCAGGATGGCCGAGGAAGCGGTGACCCAGGCCACCAGGAACTTGACCGCGGCGATGAATATGTTGGCGCTGAAGGCGGCGAAAACGACCGATTCCGAGTTTTTGGCTGGTTTCATGAGCTGTTATTTTAAGCCGGATCGCCCGGCCTGTCAAATAGAATTTTTGGGCGGTTTCCATGCTGAAAAAAAAGCCATTTGCATATATAATCGTGAAAAAGGTGAAACATGACAGGAAACACGAATCGGCTCAAGGCGGAGATCCGGGT from Candidatus Aminicenantes bacterium harbors:
- a CDS encoding MFS transporter yields the protein MTEKQTSGLAAAVKNSLHELRTTFAAFFKAPRALWGVNIPYVFEGLVYFGILTILGKFCSENIALNDIHSGWVYGGVTGGITFAMLLFGGVSDKIGVRVSLALSLAMMMLGRILVALSGTLSLGHGMGSPMFFLMAGGLLLAVAAYGLYMPAAYAGVKRYTNPQTAAVAYAVIYGLMNLGAFFSGFVSANTRHAFALKFPPNGLAAVFWIYAAITLGGSLLTLLIISRKVDRQAVEQVARETREMNTAEQNQAADAKAAAAEKKVEAHVPMLAFYAWLTLALAALALLILSGLGKISLPGTVPLLLLVLAVLGAGWEFLRLRPEHPFRDLRFVFFIFILIPVQTLFAHNWLTIPYYLDRAFAGTSVSRFFEVFSNLNPILIFVLSPLIAALTARSNIYKMMIAGTFVMALPTFLLAVGPNVYLFLLYILLMSVGEAMWQPRFLQWVAEIAPEGKTGLYMGIGQFPWFLTKMITSLYSGYVIAHFCPKPGLGLPLRSGSMWLMYAFIAMASPIALVLARKWMAKGMTRQG
- a CDS encoding cation diffusion facilitator family transporter, yielding MKPAKNSESVVFAAFSANIFIAAVKFLVAWVTASSAILAEAVHSSADTLNQILLFIGIKKAAKKADELHPFGFSGEAYFWSFIVAIILFTSGAFFSIYEGVRKLRHPAPVDHILYAFLVLGIAMVAEALSLRVAFKKINVERGRTGIIAYLRKSKKAELIVVFMEDTAALVGLTIALAALLLEHFTGILFFDGLASILIGVLLACTAMFIGNETRSLLIGEGADPEMLRKIRLLLLKEDSIQRVIHIRSLHLGAEDILLAVKAEFDEHLNTEQICVVINGLEKDIRSQFPEVNKIFIEPDMFRRR
- the dcd gene encoding dCTP deaminase; amino-acid sequence: MLKSSRWIREQAERCRLIEPFVATSVRAGVISYGLGPYGYDLRLDRTYRRPAGPPALMDPHQISDANFETVSEERIVIPAGHFILGRSVEYFRMPKKILGLVFGKSTYARCGVLVNVTPLEPEWSGYLTISIANCGAWPAALHPGQGIAQVVFIESSELPVQSYKDLKGKYDGQDEITVARIQKE